A genomic window from Salvia miltiorrhiza cultivar Shanhuang (shh) chromosome 5, IMPLAD_Smil_shh, whole genome shotgun sequence includes:
- the LOC130986782 gene encoding uncharacterized protein LOC130986782 isoform X3 — protein MWGLGGSYYWGRKERGKVEGIVVVFAWMSSQEKHLKNYVDIYSSLGWNSIVCQAQFLNLFFPDKAASLAQEIVNELIQELKIRPCPIIFASFSGGPKACMYKVLQIIEGKREEQINPDECRLVRDSVSGYIFDSCPVDFVSDIGNRFVLHQTGLKISRPPLVASWITSGISSTLDALFLSRFESQRAEYWQTLYSTVSFRAPYLILCSEDDELAPFQIIFNFASRLKNLGADVKLVKWNKSSHVGHFRHHPEEYSTAVTELLRKAAITYSQRIRQLEGEKMGMEGGNDEISDPFNSLRKAATVSRENLHRVNLDLNDYFHVPSSVEYHEDRDVGSVPDESKGRYIPVSSPPKMSAHGVLGQFLFDVCVPKNVEDWDLRFSPSTRSAAVASGRRSSPFNPIKCILRSRL, from the exons ATGTGGGGATTAGGTGGAAGTTATTATTGGGGAAGAAAGGAGAGGGGGAAAGTGGAAGGAATAGTTGTGGTATTTGCATGGATGTCGAGTCAGGAGAAGCATTTGAAGAATTATGTTGACATCTACTCTTCTCTCGGGTGGAATTCCATTGTTTGCCAAGCTCAATTCCTCAATTT ATTTTTTCCGGACAAGGCTGCATCGTTGGCTCAAGAAATAGTTAACGAGCTCATTCAG GAATTAAAAATAAGGCCATGCCCCATCATATTTGCATCTTTTTCTGGTGGTCCAAAAGCTTGTATGTATAAGGTTCTTCAG ATAATTGAAGGGAAGCGTGAAGAGCAAATCAACCCG GATGAATGCCGGCTTGTTAGAGACTCTGTTTCTGGCTACATATTCGATTCTTGTCCAGTGGATTTCGTAAGTGACATAGGGAATCGTTTTGTTCTCCATCAAACTGGTCTTAAAATTTCACGTCCTCCACTCGTGGCGTCTTGGATAACAAGCGGCATCTCCTCCACCCTGGACGCACTCTTTCTTAGCAGATTCGAATCGCAGCGTGCTGAATACTGGCAGACTCTGTACTCCACAGTT AGTTTCCGGGCTCCATATCTCATATTATGTTCCGAGGATGACGAGCTTGCTCCATTTCaaataatattcaattttgCCAGTAGGCTGAAAAATCTTGGAGCCGATGTTAAATTGGTTAAATGGAATAAATCATCACACGTCG GTCATTTTCGACATCATCCAGAAGAATACAGCACAGCCGTGACTGAGCTACTGAGAAAAGCTGCTATAACCTATTCCCAACGAATACGACAGCTTGAAGGTGAGAAGATGGGCATGGAAGGCGGAAATGATGAAATTTCTGATCCATTCAACAGCCTAAGGAAAGCAGCCACAGTGTCAAGAGAAAACCTCCACAGAGTTAATCTCGACTTGAATGATTATTTCCATGTGCCGAGCTCTGTGGAGTATCACGAGGACAGGGATGTCGGGTCTGTCCCGGATGAATCCAAAGGACGTTACATACCTGTGTCGAGTCCCCCAAAGATGAGCGCCCATGGTGTTTTAGGTCAGTTCCTCTTTGATGTTTGTGTTCCAAAGAATGTTGAGGACTGGGATCTGAGATTTTCACCCTCCACGAGAAGTGCAGCAGTGGCTTCTGGGCGGAGGTCGTCTCCTTTCAATCCTATAAAGTGCATCCTTCGCTCTAGATTATGA
- the LOC130986782 gene encoding uncharacterized protein LOC130986782 isoform X1, with protein sequence MWGLGGSYYWGRKERGKVEGIVVVFAWMSSQEKHLKNYVDIYSSLGWNSIVCQAQFLNLFFPDKAASLAQEIVNELIQELKIRPCPIIFASFSGGPKACMYKVLQIIEGKREEQINPIIEGKREEQINPDECRLVRDSVSGYIFDSCPVDFVSDIGNRFVLHQTGLKISRPPLVASWITSGISSTLDALFLSRFESQRAEYWQTLYSTVSFRAPYLILCSEDDELAPFQIIFNFASRLKNLGADVKLVKWNKSSHVGHFRHHPEEYSTAVTELLRKAAITYSQRIRQLEGEKMGMEGGNDEISDPFNSLRKAATVSRENLHRVNLDLNDYFHVPSSVEYHEDRDVGSVPDESKGRYIPVSSPPKMSAHGVLGQFLFDVCVPKNVEDWDLRFSPSTRSAAVASGRRSSPFNPIKCILRSRL encoded by the exons ATGTGGGGATTAGGTGGAAGTTATTATTGGGGAAGAAAGGAGAGGGGGAAAGTGGAAGGAATAGTTGTGGTATTTGCATGGATGTCGAGTCAGGAGAAGCATTTGAAGAATTATGTTGACATCTACTCTTCTCTCGGGTGGAATTCCATTGTTTGCCAAGCTCAATTCCTCAATTT ATTTTTTCCGGACAAGGCTGCATCGTTGGCTCAAGAAATAGTTAACGAGCTCATTCAG GAATTAAAAATAAGGCCATGCCCCATCATATTTGCATCTTTTTCTGGTGGTCCAAAAGCTTGTATGTATAAGGTTCTTCAG ATAATTGAAGGGAAGCGTGAAGAGCAAATCAACCCG ATAATTGAAGGGAAGCGTGAAGAGCAAATCAACCCG GATGAATGCCGGCTTGTTAGAGACTCTGTTTCTGGCTACATATTCGATTCTTGTCCAGTGGATTTCGTAAGTGACATAGGGAATCGTTTTGTTCTCCATCAAACTGGTCTTAAAATTTCACGTCCTCCACTCGTGGCGTCTTGGATAACAAGCGGCATCTCCTCCACCCTGGACGCACTCTTTCTTAGCAGATTCGAATCGCAGCGTGCTGAATACTGGCAGACTCTGTACTCCACAGTT AGTTTCCGGGCTCCATATCTCATATTATGTTCCGAGGATGACGAGCTTGCTCCATTTCaaataatattcaattttgCCAGTAGGCTGAAAAATCTTGGAGCCGATGTTAAATTGGTTAAATGGAATAAATCATCACACGTCG GTCATTTTCGACATCATCCAGAAGAATACAGCACAGCCGTGACTGAGCTACTGAGAAAAGCTGCTATAACCTATTCCCAACGAATACGACAGCTTGAAGGTGAGAAGATGGGCATGGAAGGCGGAAATGATGAAATTTCTGATCCATTCAACAGCCTAAGGAAAGCAGCCACAGTGTCAAGAGAAAACCTCCACAGAGTTAATCTCGACTTGAATGATTATTTCCATGTGCCGAGCTCTGTGGAGTATCACGAGGACAGGGATGTCGGGTCTGTCCCGGATGAATCCAAAGGACGTTACATACCTGTGTCGAGTCCCCCAAAGATGAGCGCCCATGGTGTTTTAGGTCAGTTCCTCTTTGATGTTTGTGTTCCAAAGAATGTTGAGGACTGGGATCTGAGATTTTCACCCTCCACGAGAAGTGCAGCAGTGGCTTCTGGGCGGAGGTCGTCTCCTTTCAATCCTATAAAGTGCATCCTTCGCTCTAGATTATGA